The sequence GAGCAAGCCGTTGCCAATGCGGCGCACTGCGGCGGCGTCGGCAAACCGGCGGATCGGCCAGGAAAGGTCGAAATCTTCAGACATCAGGAACTCCGGGTCTCATCACGAGGCCCGGAAGTTCCGGGCCGGATCAGGCGGCGGTGGGGGCCGCCTGACGAACGCTTTCATCAACGTGGTCGGCAAATTGCGCGAAGTTGTCGATGAACTTGCGGACCAGGTCTTGGGCGGTCTTGTCGTATTCTGCACCGTCGGCCCAAGCCCCGCGGGGGTCGAGCAGCTTGCTATCGACGCCCGGCACTGCAACCGGCACTTCGAAGCCGAAGTTCGAGTCCTTCTTGAACTCGGCATCGTTGAGGCTGCCATCAAGCGCGGCGTTGAGCAGCGCCCGGGTGGCCTTGATTGGCATGCGGCTGATCCCCGGCATCGTCGCCTTGCCGCCCGACCAGCCGGTGTTGACCAGCCAGCACTTCACCCCGCCTTTCGCGATCCGTTCCTTCAGGAGGTTGCCATAGACCGAAGGGTGGCGCGGCATGAACGGTGCACCGAAGCAGGTGCTGAAGGTCGCTTCCGGTTCGGTCACGCCGATTTCGGTCCCGGCGACGCGCGCGGTATAACCCGAAAGGAAGTGATACATTGCCTGGTCCGGGGTCAGCCGCGCGATTGGCGGGAGAACGCCATAGGCATCGGCGGTAAGGAAGATCAGATTGGCCGGGACCGGACCAAGGTTGTCTTCCGAGGCGTTCGGAATGAAGTCGATCGGGTAGGATCCGCGGCTATTCTCGGCCAGCGAGTTGTCGTCGAAATCGAGTTCCCGGGTCTCGCGGTCGATCACGACGTTTTCCAGAACTGTGCCGAAGCGCTTGGTAGTGGCGAAGATTTCCGGCTCTGCCTCAGGCGACAGGCGGATCATCTTGGCATAGCAGCCGCCCTCGAAGTTGAAGACGGCGGTATCCGACCAGCCATGTTCGTCATCGCCGATCAGCGTACGGCTGGCATCGGCAGAGAGCGTGGTCTTGCCGGTGCCCGACAGGCCGAAGAACACAGCGGTCTTGCCGTCCGGGCCAATATTGGCCGAGCAGTGCATCGGCATTACGCCCTTTTCGGGCAGCAGGTAATTGAGGATGCCGAAGACCGACTTCTTCATCTCGCCCGCATACTTGGTGCCGCCGATCAGGATCAGCTTCTCGGTGAAGTTGACCGCGATCACGGTTTCGCTGCGGCAGCCATGACGAGCCGGATCGGCCACGAAGCTGGGCAGGTCGATGATGGTGTATTCCGGCACGAAACCATCCAGCTCGGCCGCAGTCGGCCGGACCAGAAGCGTGCGGATGAACAGGTTGTGCCAGGCGAGCTCGTTGATGACGCGGACGTTGACGCGATGTTCAGGCTGTGAGCCGCCGAACAGATCGGCCACGTAGAGCGTATCGCGCTTCGCCAGTTCGGCGAGGAAATCGGCCTTGAGCGCGGCGAAGTGTTCCGGGCTCATTTCGACGTTGGTCTTGCCCCACCACACGGTGCCGTCGGTCAGCGCATCACGGACGATGAACTTGTCCTTGGCACTGCGGCCGGTGTGCTTGCCGGTTTCGACCACCAGCGGGCCGTCCTTGGCCAGGATGCCTTCGCCGTTAGCCAGCGCATGCTCCACAAGCGGCGCGGTGCCGAGGTTCGCGTGGATCGTGGCATCGGTGGCAATACCCTGATTGGCGAGCGGGTAGGACAGCGCAGCGGTCAAGGTCGTCTCCGTGTTCAAGACGGGTCGCGAAGGCGCTCCGCCGGGGGTTCTGCATACGAATGCAGGGATTCGCCAGCGCGCATAGCGACGCGGGCCGCACCCGTCAAACTGCTGAACGCTGCAACAGGTCCGAATCCCGATGAAAATCGAATGCGGGGGCAACCGCACCAGCAAGATTGTCACCAGCAGATGAAGGCGGTAACCGAATAGCCCCGCACTGGACGCCCGAACGGACCCAATGGACGCCACGCCCGCCAGCCCCCTGCAGACAATCGCGCTGGTCGATGATGACCGCAACATCCTGACCAGCGTGTCGATCGGGCTCCAGGCCGAGGGCTTTGCGACACGGGTCTATTCAGATGGCGCGACTGCGCTCAAGGCTCTGCTGGAAAACCCGCCTGACCTGGCGGTCTGCGACATCAAGATGCCGCGCATGGACGGGTTCGAACTGCTTCGCCAGCTCCGCGCCAAGAGCCCTCTCCCGGTCATTTTTCTGACCAGCAAAGACGAGGAAACGGACGAGGCGCTGGGCCTGTCGCTTGGCGCGGACGATTACATCACCAAGCCGTTCAGCCAGCGCCTGCTCGTCGCCCGGATCCGCGCGATCCTGCGGCGGACTGAACTGGTCAAGGCCGAGGCAGCCCAAGCTGAAGACAATGCCACACCTGATGCTCAGCCGAGCACGGCAATCGTGCGCGGTGCGCTAGAGATGGACCCGGCGCGCCACCGCGTCACTTGGCGCAAGCAACCAGTTTCATTGACGGTTACCGAGTTCCTGATCCTTGAAGCCCTTGCCATGCGCCCTGGCGTCATAAAGAGCCGCAACCAGTTAATGGACGCGGCCTACAGCGAGGACGTGTTCGTCGACGACCGCACGATCGACAGCCACATCAAGCGCCTGCGCCGCAAGTTCAGGGTGGTCGATCCCGAATTCGCCGCGATCGATACCCTGTATGGTGCCGGCTATTCGTTCAGCGATGGCTGAGCCGCTCCGCCCTCGCCTTGCGCGGCGGCGCGACTGGACCCGGCGGGCCTCGCTGACGGCGCGGATCCTGGCGGTGAACATTATCGCCCTGGGACTGATGGCGGGGAGCCTCTTCTACCTCGATTCGTACCGCAATCAGTTGTTCGCCGAGCGCTATCAGCTGGCCCGGGCCGAAGCGCAGATTGCGGCCCAGGGACTCGCTTTTGCATCGCACAATCATCGGGCCACGCTGATGGCCCGGATCGGCCGCGAACAGTCCCTGCGTTTGCGACTCTACGATACCAGCGGCCGGCTGCTGCTCGACAGTTTCAAACTGGCTCCGCCGACCTATGCCCTGGTAGATCCCGCTACTGAGCCTTGGTACCAGCACGCAGCCCGCTGGCTCGATGCCGGGATGAACTTCCTGATCGGCAATGCGGCTGGCTCGGCCTATGCTGACCCTGTTGTGGACAATAGCGCCGCGTGGCCTGAACTGGGCGAAGCAGCTCGCCTGAAGGCCACGGTGGTTGAACGTCGCGCTGCACCCGATGAGACCCCGGTGATCAATGCCGCGACGCCTGTTGGCACCAGTGGCGAGATGCTGCTGACCACCCGCAATGCCCGCGACGTGACGCAGAGCGTGCGCGATGCCCGTCAGACGCTGGCGATCGTGCTGGCGGTCACGCTGATCATTTCAATCCAACTCTCGTTGTTCCTTGCCCGAACCATCGTCCAGCCTTTGCGTGAGCTGGTCCGTGCGGCGATCCGGGTGCGCCTTGGCCGCGAGCGCCAGGTCGTGGTGCCCCGCTTGCCCGAGCGGCGCGACGAGATCGGCCTGCTCGCCCGCGCCATTTCCGACATGTCCTCTGCGCTGCGCCACCGGATCGATGCGGGCGAAAGCTTTGCCGCCGATGTCGCCCACGAGATCAAGAATCCCCTTGCCTCGCTCCGCTCCGCGCTGGAATCTCTCGGGAAGGTCAAGGACGAAGCGCTGCGCCGGCAACTGACCGAAATCGCCGCGCACGACCTGCGCCGGATCGACCGGTTGATCACCGAAATTGCCGAAGCCGGCCGGATCGATGCCGAGCTTTCGCGCACCCGGTTCGAGCCGGTGGACATGCTGGCCCTCGCCCGCTCGCTGGTGGCGGCCCGGGCCGAGCGCGGCACGCATGCCGGCTGCCGGATCGAGGTCAGTCCACTCGGCACCGGTCCCTGGGACGTTCCAGGCGATGCGGCGCGGCTCGAACGGGTGCTCGAGAACCTGCTCGACAACGCCGTTTCGTTCTCTCCGGCTGGCGGGGTGGTGACGGTCACGCTTGAGCGGCAAGGCGATCTACTCGAACTTGCGGTAAGCGACGAAGGCCCAGGCATCCCCGAGGAGGCGCGCGAGAAAGTATTCGAACGCTTCCATTCGTTGCGCCCGCAAAGCGAGGATTTTGGCAGCCACTCGGGCCTGGGCCTTGCCATCGCCCGGACGATTGCCGAGGCGCACGACGGCTCGCTGACCGCACTGGACCGCTCCGATGGCCGGCGCGGCGCCTGCCTGGTGCTGCACCTGCCGCTGCCCGAAGTGGCGGAGGAGGCCGAATGAGCCGGCTGATCCAGGCCACCTGCGTGGCAATCGGCGGGCGCGGCGTGCTGATCCAGGGCCCGCCGGGGTCAGGCAAGTCAAGCCTCGCCCTGGCCCTGATCGATCGCGGCGCGATGCTGGTGGGCGAT comes from Novosphingobium ginsenosidimutans and encodes:
- a CDS encoding response regulator transcription factor codes for the protein MDATPASPLQTIALVDDDRNILTSVSIGLQAEGFATRVYSDGATALKALLENPPDLAVCDIKMPRMDGFELLRQLRAKSPLPVIFLTSKDEETDEALGLSLGADDYITKPFSQRLLVARIRAILRRTELVKAEAAQAEDNATPDAQPSTAIVRGALEMDPARHRVTWRKQPVSLTVTEFLILEALAMRPGVIKSRNQLMDAAYSEDVFVDDRTIDSHIKRLRRKFRVVDPEFAAIDTLYGAGYSFSDG
- a CDS encoding sensor histidine kinase translates to MAEPLRPRLARRRDWTRRASLTARILAVNIIALGLMAGSLFYLDSYRNQLFAERYQLARAEAQIAAQGLAFASHNHRATLMARIGREQSLRLRLYDTSGRLLLDSFKLAPPTYALVDPATEPWYQHAARWLDAGMNFLIGNAAGSAYADPVVDNSAAWPELGEAARLKATVVERRAAPDETPVINAATPVGTSGEMLLTTRNARDVTQSVRDARQTLAIVLAVTLIISIQLSLFLARTIVQPLRELVRAAIRVRLGRERQVVVPRLPERRDEIGLLARAISDMSSALRHRIDAGESFAADVAHEIKNPLASLRSALESLGKVKDEALRRQLTEIAAHDLRRIDRLITEIAEAGRIDAELSRTRFEPVDMLALARSLVAARAERGTHAGCRIEVSPLGTGPWDVPGDAARLERVLENLLDNAVSFSPAGGVVTVTLERQGDLLELAVSDEGPGIPEEAREKVFERFHSLRPQSEDFGSHSGLGLAIARTIAEAHDGSLTALDRSDGRRGACLVLHLPLPEVAEEAE
- a CDS encoding phosphoenolpyruvate carboxykinase, giving the protein MTAALSYPLANQGIATDATIHANLGTAPLVEHALANGEGILAKDGPLVVETGKHTGRSAKDKFIVRDALTDGTVWWGKTNVEMSPEHFAALKADFLAELAKRDTLYVADLFGGSQPEHRVNVRVINELAWHNLFIRTLLVRPTAAELDGFVPEYTIIDLPSFVADPARHGCRSETVIAVNFTEKLILIGGTKYAGEMKKSVFGILNYLLPEKGVMPMHCSANIGPDGKTAVFFGLSGTGKTTLSADASRTLIGDDEHGWSDTAVFNFEGGCYAKMIRLSPEAEPEIFATTKRFGTVLENVVIDRETRELDFDDNSLAENSRGSYPIDFIPNASEDNLGPVPANLIFLTADAYGVLPPIARLTPDQAMYHFLSGYTARVAGTEIGVTEPEATFSTCFGAPFMPRHPSVYGNLLKERIAKGGVKCWLVNTGWSGGKATMPGISRMPIKATRALLNAALDGSLNDAEFKKDSNFGFEVPVAVPGVDSKLLDPRGAWADGAEYDKTAQDLVRKFIDNFAQFADHVDESVRQAAPTAA